A window of Carassius auratus strain Wakin unplaced genomic scaffold, ASM336829v1 scaf_tig00027935, whole genome shotgun sequence genomic DNA:
CCAGCATCTCATTATCAAAAGAGAACAATTTCATTATCTCCATCTCGTAtcccaaaataatatattttatttgcgaGAGAgctattattagtgtttttttccGATCAGTTGATCACAGCTTTACCTCTCGTTATCTTTTTTTCCGCGGTTTTATTTGAAAACAGACGCTCTTGAGAGCGAGCACGCGACGCGTCTGAGGGAGAAGCTCGCGCTCTTTGTTCATTCATTTGATCTGCGATTCTTTGTTGCGTGTGAAAGCATGGGAGCGCAAATCTCCAAAAACGGAGCAAAAGACGAGACTGTTGCTGAAAAACCAGCCGAGGCTGCGAATAAATCAAACGGGCAGGTAATAACTTTAATATCTTTGTACAGGCGTGTGATGTTTTGAGGGGGTGTGCAGTACCAAAAACCAAGTCGGTTCAAATGAACAATGAGCCTATCAACAAAGGGACTCTCCAATTTCCACTGAAAATCAGCACGTTGTATGAAATATCGAtgttattattgtataaaattaaatgatgaGCATACATTTCTAagatttagtttaaattaaaaaaaaatcatttgcacGTTGATTAGAACGGACCCCAATTTAACGTCAACCAGTGCGTTTTAACGgcaagttatttttttcttttaaaattatagGATTACGTGAACGTTAAAATTCGGTGATTTCATTCCCATGTTTAAAAACGAGTGAAATAGAAACATCGTCGTAGCTTTATCAAGATTTTCCGTCGTGCAAAGCCATTTCAGTAAAATCACCACGCCTTTATCACATCTTGTTATAAAATGGAAGCACAAATAAGCTGTGAGTCGCAATCCATGGATTTAATATGAGAAATGGGTTTAATATGAGAAGTGGCCTTGCAAGACTATCTGTGCACTCCAAACGATGATCTCCACGGTATGATCAGCGCTGGTGGATCAACTCGTCCATCTTGCAACGCTTTCACTTAAATGGCAACAGCATCAGCCAGACAAAGTGCTTGAGACTTCACCCACGTGGCGAACCTATATACTCCAGATAGTGTTTTCATACAGAATTTTGTAGATTGTAAAAAAGTGAAAAGAATGCAAACATTTGggggtttattttttttcacagcgCAAAAACACAACTCAttctaagcattttttttaattcccacAGGAGAATGGCCATGCTAAAACCAATGGGAATGCCTCTCCAAGTGCAGAAGCAGCCACGGAGGATGTGCAGGCCAATGGAAAGCACTCTGCCGATGGGGAGGTAAAAGCAGAGGAAGCAAAGGCAGAGGAAGGAGGCGCAGAGAAGGCCGCTCCTGAGGGCGAAGCGGAGAGTTCCGCCGTTGCGAATGGTGAAGACATGGCCAAAACAGAAGAAAACGGTTCTGCTTCAGCTAGCAGTGAGCCTGCCAAAACCAAAAAGCGTTTCTCCTTTAAGAAACCGTTCAAACTTAGCGGTTTCTCCTTTAAGAAGAGTGCCAAAAAGGATGCTGAAGGTGGAGAGGCGGCAGCAGCAGCTGTGGAGAATGGTGAGCAGAAGAAGGATGATGAACCTGAATCTGTGGAGGCCAAGCCTGAGGCCTCCAGCGAAGAGAACAAGGCAGAGGCTCCAGCTGAGGAACCGAAAGCCGAGGAACCAGCTGAAAACAAAGAGGAAAAACCATCCAGTGAAGTAGCTGAAGAGAAGCCAGCTGAGGAGAAGCAAGCAGAGGCTGCTCCTCAGGAGCCAGCGGCCGCAGAGAGCTCAGATGCCCCAGCCGCTGCCACAGAGTAAGATGGAGGTGAAATGCCAGTTTTAGATGAAGTCCAAGGAGCACAAACATGGAAAATTTGTACAAAAACCAATGACATTTCAAACCTTCTGTTTTCTCCCATACTTTCATCCATTCCCGTTCCATCCACTACATTGTATATGGCATTTTGAAGGAAGGAAGTTGGATGGAATGAATGGAAGTGAAAGGCAAATTTTCCCACGTTTCTCATAATTTTTTGTAGCAGTTGTGCAagttgtgtgggtgtgtgtgcgcgGATGATTGAGATTAATAGAGCATTgcttgtttcaattttttttttttttttttcattttcttttgtagTTGAACTATGTTAGTGTCGTAAGGACATTGAGTTGAAATGTTAGTTGAAGGTACTGGTGCCGTACAATTGGGTAAATCAAGCGTGTGGAAAAAGGAGCTATCAGAAACAACACCATTGATAAATTTACAGAAGTTATTGTTCAGTTCTCATTTGATTTTACTGTAATTACACAATTCACTAAAATAGGTGCTCAAAACCTCAGCAGCTGCATTGTGCAATGCGCAGCATTATGTATTAGTATTGGCTTTTGTCATTGCTGGATTTTACAATGTTGAAAATGGCTTTGTCATGTTTTCTTTCTTAATATAAATGGTATCAGTttatgtccccccccccccctttctggAAATACTCCTGTCTCAATGAGAATGATGTTCTAGAATGTTTAACATCAAAACATTTGACCTGTCATGTGTAATGCAGTCCCAAGTGGTTTTTATTCCAGCAGAGTTCCACCAATGTTTGAAAAATTGCTGGTGCAATCGTCAAGtaggttattattttattttttttcttgtaaatactTCAGCACCATCTCTACTTGATTTTTAAATGGAATGTAACTGCGTGCAAATCATTCACAATGCTTCTTTTACCCCTTCGTTGTAGGGGcactcaaaacaaaaataaaggatTTAGACAGACAATGAGTTTTGagttttgattttgaaatattctctttataatataaatgcatttgccTTAAATGTATGTGATTGAGCAAATTTGAGAATTTACAGGAGAATAGAGTGAAATGTTATTTTGGTTGAGATCTTTATTCCATGTCCATCTCTAACATCAAACCCATAGTACCAACATATATTGAACAACAGCAGTACAATTTTTAATTATGTGATTATATGAGGGTTTGTAGGCCATGCCTCACCTCTTTCTCAAAACACAAAGACCTTGAGGgatgaaaaactttttttgtgtatttatccTGGTAAATACCCTTCTTCTAAATCCCAAGAAAAGCCAGATGCTTTCTAAGTATAAAATGAATGTTAACAGACACTACTCGGATGTTTTTAGCCAACCACAGAAGCTAAAGATAATTTAGAACCGTGTATTTTCTGCACTCCAAGATGAACCCCACCACTAATCTAGGAACCACAAGATGGGTGTGTTTTCACCCAATATTCCTGTTCCTAGTTTAGATGCTGGATATTCATCTTATATATATGCCAGTTAAACGTGGCTCCCACCTCTGTTCTAACAGATGATAACGATTTTACCCTCCAGGTgctcttgtcttttttttattcaaccacaTCCCTCAAACCCTCCAAATGCAGTGCCTGCCT
This region includes:
- the LOC113079399 gene encoding myristoylated alanine-rich C-kinase substrate-like — its product is MGAQISKNGAKDETVAEKPAEAANKSNGQENGHAKTNGNASPSAEAATEDVQANGKHSADGEVKAEEAKAEEGGAEKAAPEGEAESSAVANGEDMAKTEENGSASASSEPAKTKKRFSFKKPFKLSGFSFKKSAKKDAEGGEAAAAAVENGEQKKDDEPESVEAKPEASSEENKAEAPAEEPKAEEPAENKEEKPSSEVAEEKPAEEKQAEAAPQEPAAAESSDAPAAATE